A genome region from Gouania willdenowi chromosome 9, fGouWil2.1, whole genome shotgun sequence includes the following:
- the LOC114469912 gene encoding retinol dehydrogenase 14 gives MYFLYTILAALSFYYVLKWMKRRRYFTELQRLDGKTALITGGNSGIGKETAIALARRGARVIIACRDSDKAVKAVRDIKLKSHSLNVLHMELDLANLRSVKDFCTRFLHSEKRLDILINSAGMPSVLDWTDNGFSMCFGVNHLGHFLLTNLLLHRLKECAPSRVVTLTCSIYKYQKLNFQDLNYNLLPFFTYCRSKLANIYFSQELARITEGKGVTSYAVHPGFVQSGWTCHYSFLFRMLMTVIMWMFFVPCEVGAQTVVYCAVSDEAAKHNGGYFVDCRPASLRPFARDAGVAKKLWEASERMVKLA, from the exons atgtattttctctaCACTATTTTAGCGGCTTTGTCGTTTTATTACGTTTTAAAatggatgaagaggaggagataTTTCACAGAACTCCAAAGACTGGACGGAAAAACAGCTCTGATAACAG GTGGGAATTCTGGGATTGGGAAGGAGACAGCCATCGCCTTAGCGAGGAGGGGCGCCCGTGTGATCATTGCCTGCAGAGACTCAGATAAAGCTGTGAAGGCTGTGAGGGACATTAAACTCAAGAGTCACAGTCTCAACGTGCTTCACATGGAGCTGGATCTGGCCAACCTGCGCTCAGTGAAGGACTTCTGTACGAGATTCCTGCATTCAGAGAAGAGGCTCGACATCCTGATCAATAGTGCAG GCATGCCCAGTGTCCTGGACTGGACAGACAATGGTTTCAGCATGTGTTTTGGTGTAAACCACTTGGGTCACTTTCTCCTGACCAATCTGCTCCTGCATCGCCTAAAGGAATGCGCTCCCAGCAGGGTGGTCACCCTCACATGCTCCATCTACAAATACCAAAAACTGAACTTTCAGGACCTGAATTATAACCTGCTGCCCTTCTTCACCTACTGCCGCAGTAAGCTGGCTAACATCTACTTCAGTCAGGAACTGGCCCGTATCACTGAGGGGAAAGGAGTCACATCATACGCTGTGCACCCTG GCTTCGTCCAGAGTGGATGGACGTGTCACTACTCCTTCCTGTTCCGGATGCTAATGACGGTGATCATGTGGATGTTCTTCGTACCATGTGAGGTCGGCGCTCAGACCGTGGTGTACTGCGCTGTGTCGGACGAAGCTGCCAAACACAACGGAGGTTATTTTGTCGACTGTCGACCTGCTTCTCTGAGACCTTTTGCTCGCGATGCTGGTGTGGCCAAGAAACTGTGGGAGGCCAGTGAGAGAATGGTTAAACTGGCCTGA